From Poecile atricapillus isolate bPoeAtr1 chromosome Z, bPoeAtr1.hap1, whole genome shotgun sequence, one genomic window encodes:
- the LOC131572877 gene encoding uncharacterized protein LOC131572877 isoform X2, translating into MASFLEEDVSVVPECSGEQPVNRAAAETALPGNTSSGNSSLEPEEPELHLLYLARRAALRRRKCPSSQPGPALVGADGGRAAGPQLLVKSPNCCPEVPADTKRLKRYQKENLPGGLEVFSSSSSHSQQHLDSALSRDLQLPPSSHLCGPSRTSEATSGLLPERAGGTCCGPPQDAAQAELVATGQN; encoded by the exons ATGGCTTCTTTCTTGGAG gAGGATGTCAGCGTTGTCCCTGAGTGTTCAGGGGAGCAGCCTGTCAACAGGGCTGCAGCTGAGACAGCCTTGCCTGGCAACACAAGCAGTGGGAACAGTTCCCTGGAGCCCGAGGAGCCTG AGCTCCACCTGCTGTATCTCGCCAGGAGGGCTGCCCTGCGCAGGCGGAAGTGCCCGAGCTCCCAGCCAGGGCCGGCCCTGGTGGGTGCCGATGGTGGCCGCGCTGCGGGGCCGCAGCTCCTCGTGAAGAGCCCCAACTGCTGCCCCGAGgtccctgcagacaccaagagACTGAAGAGATACCAGAAGGAGAACCTGCCGGGCGGCCTGGAGGTGTTCAGCTCCTCTTCAAGCCactcccagcagcacctggactcagccctgagcagggacctgcagctgcCACCCTCGAGCCACCTGTGCG GCCCCTCCAGGACAAGTGAAGCTACTTCTGGATTGCTCCCAG AGCGGGCAGGAGGGACTTGTTGTGGCCCACCGCAGGATGCAGCCCAGGCAGAACTGGTGGCAACAGGGCAGAACTGA
- the LOC131572877 gene encoding uncharacterized protein LOC131572877 isoform X1, with amino-acid sequence MASFLEEDVSVVPECSGEQPVNRAAAETALPGNTSSGNSSLEPEEPELHLLYLARRAALRRRKCPSSQPGPALVGADGGRAAGPQLLVKSPNCCPEVPADTKRLKRYQKENLPGGLEVFSSSSSHSQQHLDSALSRDLQLPPSSHLCGPSRTSEATSGLLPGGSAASGPGSPHSDHGGRAHTGWSSLHHLPATTGPGKFPAASGAARAARAPGGALLDGKVLPISQAGGHPQTPALKAQLGTASPVEKVQGPGGCSRPADGQLSLAGCWSVLPPQGR; translated from the exons ATGGCTTCTTTCTTGGAG gAGGATGTCAGCGTTGTCCCTGAGTGTTCAGGGGAGCAGCCTGTCAACAGGGCTGCAGCTGAGACAGCCTTGCCTGGCAACACAAGCAGTGGGAACAGTTCCCTGGAGCCCGAGGAGCCTG AGCTCCACCTGCTGTATCTCGCCAGGAGGGCTGCCCTGCGCAGGCGGAAGTGCCCGAGCTCCCAGCCAGGGCCGGCCCTGGTGGGTGCCGATGGTGGCCGCGCTGCGGGGCCGCAGCTCCTCGTGAAGAGCCCCAACTGCTGCCCCGAGgtccctgcagacaccaagagACTGAAGAGATACCAGAAGGAGAACCTGCCGGGCGGCCTGGAGGTGTTCAGCTCCTCTTCAAGCCactcccagcagcacctggactcagccctgagcagggacctgcagctgcCACCCTCGAGCCACCTGTGCG GCCCCTCCAGGACAAGTGAAGCTACTTCTGGATTGCTCCCAG GCGGTTCTGCAGCCTCAGGACCAGGATCCCCTCATTCAGACCATGGAGGCAGAGCTCACACAGGATGGAGCTCTCTGCACCATCTACCAGCCACCACTGGTCCTGGAAAattccctgcagcctctggcGCAGCCAGGGCCGCACGGGCTCCAGGAGGAGCTCTCCTTGACGGAAAAGTCCTGCCCATATCTCAGGCGGGAGGCCACCCACAGACTCCAGCTCTGAAGGCTCAACTGGGGACAGCATCCCCTGTGGAGAAGGTGCAGGGCCCTGGGGGCTGTTCTCGTCCAGCTGATGGGCAGCTCTCCCTAGCTGGCTGCTGGTCTGTGCTGCCTCCCCAGGGCAGGTGA
- the LOC131573387 gene encoding ketosamine-3-kinase-like isoform X2, whose amino-acid sequence MEEALKGALGTAVLRPTGHTGGGCISQGRSYDTDQGRVFVKSNSRSEARRMFEGEMASLEAILKTQTIKVPKPIKVVDLPGGSSAFVMEHLEMGGLNRHSALLGTQLADLHLHNQKLGEKLKKEGNTVGKGPGQTEVQFVDQFGFHTVTCCGYLPQVNDWQSDWVTFFARQRIQPQMDMVEKKSGDREARELWAQLQLKIPSLFCGVEIVPALLHGDLWGGNVAEDDSGPIIFDPASFYGHSELVLVLLCKPAR is encoded by the exons ATGGAGGAGGCGCTGAAGGGAGCGCTCGGCACGGCGGTGCTGCGGCCCACCGGGCACACGGGGGGCGGCTGCATCAGCCAGGGCCGGAGCTACGACACGGACCAGGGCCGGGTGTTCGTGAAGAGCAACTCTCGGTCGGAG GCCAGAAGAATGTTTGAGGGAGAAATGGCAAGCCTGGAAGCCATCCTGAAAACACAGACGATAAAAGTGCCTAAACCCATCAAAGTTGTAGACCTGCCCGGGGGCAGTTCTGCATTTGTGATGGAACATTTGGAAATGGGAGGCTTAAACAG acATTCAGCACTGCTTGGAACTCAGCTGGCTGATCTTCACCTTCATAACCAGAAACTtggagagaagctgaagaaagaagGGAACACAGTTG GTAAAGGTCCAGGGCAAACAGAAGTCCAGTTTGTGGATCAGTTTGGCTTTCATACAGTTACCTGCTGCGGTTATCTTCCACAG GTGAACGACTGGCAGAGTGACTGGGTGACCTTCTTTGCCAGACAGAGGATCCAGCCCCAGATGGACATGGTCGAAAAGAAATCAGGTGACAGAGAAGCAAGAGAACTTTGGGCACAGCTTCAG CTGAAGATACCCAGTTTGTTCTGTGGTGTGGAAATtgttcctgctctcctgcatgGGGATCTCTGGGGAGGAAATGTAGCTGAGGATGACTCTGGTCCGATTATCTTCGATCCGGCTTCTTTCTACGGCCATTCAGA GCTGGTACTGGTGCTTCTGTGCAAGCCTGCCAGGTAG
- the LOC131573387 gene encoding ketosamine-3-kinase-like isoform X1, which translates to MEEALKGALGTAVLRPTGHTGGGCISQGRSYDTDQGRVFVKSNSRSEARRMFEGEMASLEAILKTQTIKVPKPIKVVDLPGGSSAFVMEHLEMGGLNRHSALLGTQLADLHLHNQKLGEKLKKEGNTVGKGPGQTEVQFVDQFGFHTVTCCGYLPQVNDWQSDWVTFFARQRIQPQMDMVEKKSGDREARELWAQLQLKIPSLFCGVEIVPALLHGDLWGGNVAEDDSGPIIFDPASFYGHSEYELAIAGMFGGFSSSFYSAYHSKIPKATGFEKRLKLYQLFHYMNHWNHFGSGYRGSSLNIMRNLVK; encoded by the exons ATGGAGGAGGCGCTGAAGGGAGCGCTCGGCACGGCGGTGCTGCGGCCCACCGGGCACACGGGGGGCGGCTGCATCAGCCAGGGCCGGAGCTACGACACGGACCAGGGCCGGGTGTTCGTGAAGAGCAACTCTCGGTCGGAG GCCAGAAGAATGTTTGAGGGAGAAATGGCAAGCCTGGAAGCCATCCTGAAAACACAGACGATAAAAGTGCCTAAACCCATCAAAGTTGTAGACCTGCCCGGGGGCAGTTCTGCATTTGTGATGGAACATTTGGAAATGGGAGGCTTAAACAG acATTCAGCACTGCTTGGAACTCAGCTGGCTGATCTTCACCTTCATAACCAGAAACTtggagagaagctgaagaaagaagGGAACACAGTTG GTAAAGGTCCAGGGCAAACAGAAGTCCAGTTTGTGGATCAGTTTGGCTTTCATACAGTTACCTGCTGCGGTTATCTTCCACAG GTGAACGACTGGCAGAGTGACTGGGTGACCTTCTTTGCCAGACAGAGGATCCAGCCCCAGATGGACATGGTCGAAAAGAAATCAGGTGACAGAGAAGCAAGAGAACTTTGGGCACAGCTTCAG CTGAAGATACCCAGTTTGTTCTGTGGTGTGGAAATtgttcctgctctcctgcatgGGGATCTCTGGGGAGGAAATGTAGCTGAGGATGACTCTGGTCCGATTATCTTCGATCCGGCTTCTTTCTACGGCCATTCAGAGTACGAGCTTGCAATAGCTGGGATGTTTGGTGGCTTCAGCAGTTCTTTTTATTCTGCTTACCACAGTAAAATCCCCAAAGCCACAGGGTTTGAGAAACGCCTGAAGCTTTATCAGCTGTTCCACTACATGAACCACTGGAACCATTTTGGTTCAGGGTACAGAGGGTCTTCTTTAAACATTATGAGAAACCTTGTAAAATAA